TGCGACACTTCTCCCGTCGGGACTGAAGACATGATCGTTGATATCTTCTTCTCTAACCTCCGGGGGTAACGTGGCAAGAAGGTTGTCCTTGTCACTCACTATGCGGCCCTTTCCCATTTGTTGAACAATGATATAGATACCGATACCTGCGAGTATAAACACCAGCAATCCGACAATATATTTTATTTTGCCTTTCATGGTTTCCGCTCCTTTTTTGGTTTTAATGATGAAAAGATAACCAAAGTTGGAGTTTGACGCAAGGTTTTTCAGGAAAAAATTGCTTGATTGACCCGAAGAGACACTGATAATATATACAGACGCGCCGGGATACTGAAATTGGCAACTATAATGGAGAATAGTTCATATTAATACCTGTTGATATCCCTTAATACGTATGTCCTATACCAAAATAAGGCAAGTAAATTATTACATTTTTTGCCGTATGATTGTAATATCCAAAGAGAGGAAAAGAAAGGCTAAAGAAGAAAAAGGGAGATGCTCCGGGTATTGGCAAAAGAAAGCGATACGTAACAATTTCTTTTTGAAATCCCGGAAACCTTTCCGGAGCTGTTGTTAATGGTTGGGAAGGTTTTGCGATATCATTTTATTTAATAGAAAAAAGGAGGTGAAAAAACATACAGCTAATTATTAAAAGATCAGTAAAATTGGGAAATTAAAGAAAAACCGAAAGGAGTACAAAATGAAATTAAATAGGATCTTGGTTTTAGTAATTGTCTTGTGTCTTACCGTGTTTACAGCAACCGCACAGACGATTACCTCGAATTCGACCGGTAGCCAGGGTGGTTACTGGTACACCTTCTGGACCGACGGCGGAGGCTCGGTATCAATGACGTTGGGGTCCGGAGGCCAATTCAGCGTTCAGTGGAGCAACTGCGGCAATTTTGTCTGCGGAAAAGGCTGGAGCACCGGTTCCGAAAGCAGAACGATATCCTGGTCGGGCAACGCCGGCAACTCTCAATATATGGGCCTCTATGGGTGGATGCAGAATCCCCTCGTCGAATATTACATCCCGAGAAGCGGAGGTTCCAGAGTAGGGACCTATCAGGCTGACGGACGCACATGGACCCTGAATACGGCGCAGCGCGTCAACCAGCCTTCCATTGAAGGAACCAAAACATTTACCCAGTACTTTTGCTCAGGCGGCGGAAGCCCAATAAACTTCGGCCAGCATTGTTCCGGATGGAGAAGCCTGGGACAGGGCGTCGGAAGCCAGAACTACCAGGTAGTGGCGATAGAAGGATGGGGCGGAAGCAGCGGAAGCGCAAGCTGCACGGTCGGCAGCAGCAGCGGCGGCGGCTCATCGACGACAACGTCGACCAGTTCTTCGACTCCGGCACCGGGCTCGACGACGACATCGACATCCTCTTCAAGCGGCGGCGGAAATATCAACTACAGATTACGGGCCCGCAGTACGGACGGCCAGGGAAGGGTCAACCTGAGAATCGGCAACAACACCATTGCCACATTCACGTTAGGTACCAGTATGGGTGATTATACGGCATCGAGCTACAATACGGGCGGCATCAATGTCGAATTCTTTAATGACGCGGACAACAGAGACGTCCAGATCGATTATCTCTCCGTTAATGGCGATTACCGCCAGGCGGAAAACCAGAGCTACAACACGGCGGTCTACCAGAACGGCAGCTGCGGCGGTTCCAACAGCGAATGGATGCATTGTAACGGCGTCATCGGCTTCGGCGACACTCCCGGCGGCGGCGGTTCATCCAACACAACCACGAGTAACTATAACAGCACCACCACAAGCAACTGGAGCTGGGGCGGCTGGGGCGGATGGTCGTGGTGGTAAACACCATGAACCGTTTTCACTATAAACCTTAGATAGTGACGACAGGTTTCCAGTAACGAAAAAAAGCCGTCCGGAGGACATCCGGGCGGCTTTTTTTGTATATCCATACGGAAACATATAAAAGTGACGGCCGTCATTTTCCCTTAAGATAAATGGCTTATCATAAATGTAAGAAAAATGAGCGAATGTATAATATTTGACCGGCTTTCTCATGCGTAATGACGGGCACGGGATGCTTGCATAAAGAAAACGGTTTTCACTTGTTCCGGAATTATAATTTTTTATGCTCAATTTTGCAAGTAATACATATTATGATTGTTTTACTATGTATTTATAGGAACAGGAAGTAGATGATGGTAATATATACCGTATAAAATACATACCGCCGTATTCGGAGAACGGCTTTTACCGGTTGTTTTTATTGCTTTTTGTCTCGGGCGGGAATGGAAATATATAAAAAATATAATCTAAGGAGAAAGGATGCAATTATGGAAAAAAGTTTATTGGTTTTGATGGTGATCCTCGCACCGTGCGCGGTGTTCGGCCAGTCTTATTCGCTGGGCGACACGAACCATAGCGGCGGTATCGACATTGTCGACGCCCTCCTCGTCGCTCAGGCGTATGTTGGATTGAACCCTTCGAATTATTACGCGGGTGAGGCGGACGTGAACTGTACCGATGGCGTAAATGTCGTGGACGCGCTCTTAATCGCGCAGTATTATGTGGGCCTTATATCGAGCTTTCCGTGCTCGAGTACGCCGGTCCCGGGAACAACGACAACGACAAGCGTCACAGGAGGCACTATCACGGTCCGGGCGCGAGGGACGATGGGCGGTGAAAACCTTGAAATCCTGGTAAACGGAACGACCGTCGCCTCATACACCATGTCGACGAGTTACGCTGACTACAGCGCAAATGGCACGGGAACGGTCAGGGTCGCGTTTACGAATGACGATCAGCTTGAAAACGGGATGGATATTCAGGTCGACTATGTCGTTATCAATGGGACGACATATCAGGCTGAAGACCAGGCGACCAATACCGCCGTTTATGTGGATGGCGCCTGCGGCGGATCATACAGCGAATGGCTTCACTGTGACGGATATATCGAATTCAATACCAGCGGAGGGACGCCGGTTCCGACGAATCCGCCGGGAAGCACGACGACGACCTCCTCGAGCGGCGGCGGGAATTCCCATGCATTCCTCCTGCTCGGTCAATCCAATATGGCGGGATATCCAACGGCTCAGGCGTCGGATAAACAGCAGAATTCACGTATTCTTGTGCTTGGATACGACAGCTGCTCGGCGACCGGCAGCCAGGAAGGCGTCTGGCGGGTAGCCGTTCCGCCCCTCCACGAGTGCTATCAGGGAGCGATAGGCCCTGGTGACTGGTTCTCGAAGACCATTATAAGCAGGTATCCGTCGAACGATACCATCAGACTCGTCCCGTGCGCCATCAGCGGAGAGAAGATCGAGACCTTTATGAAGAACGGCGGCTCCAAATACAGCTGGATCATCAATCGCGCGAAGGCGGCACAGCAGGCGGGAGCGACCATCGACGGTATCCTCTTCCACCAGGGCGAGTCGAATAACGGCCAGAGTGATTGGCCAAACAAGGTGAAACAACTCGTTGATGACCTCAAAGCGGACCTGGGGTTGGGAAATATTCCGTTCCTGGCGGGCGAGCTTCTCTACAGCGGAAGCTGTTCCGGGCATAATACCCTCATCAATCAGCTTCCCAACATTATTACGAACTGCAAGGTGATTTCGGCGAGCGGTCTCGTCGTGGACCCCTCGGATACGCAGTGGCAGCTCCACTTCGGACATGATTCGCAGGTCGAATTCGGTAAACGCTACGCACAGGCGATGATCCAGGCGCTCGGCCTGTAATACGGCAATGGGCCGGCCGTCCCGCGGAGTAATCCGCTGCATCACGGTTGACGAATTGACACCGAACAAAATGCGCCGCCGCGTTCTGCGGCGGCGTTTATTTGACAAAAGGCATAAATTTATGAAAAAATTTATACCATTTTTAATCATGAGCTAGTATCTTATATATAGAAACACGCCATAAAGTAATAAATAAAGTAAAAATTTAATTGCGACGGGTAATGGTGAACGAAGGTGGGTGAAAACGATTTCTTTGAGAAATCTAAGGAACCTTTCCGGAGCCGTTGTCAATGGCAGGGAAAGGCCATAGAGTGTCTTTTTATTTTTGAGAAAAAAGGAGGTGGCGGACGAATTAATCATTATTATAAAAAGCCAGTTAAACCAATAAAGTAAAAGATAAACCAAATGAAGGAGAATAATATGATTAATTTATTTTCAAAGAAATTAAATACGATGTTGGTTTTGGGAATGATTTTGTGTTTCACCGGAGTGTTTACGGCAACGGCCCAAACGACGATTACCTCTAATTCAACCGGCACCGACGGAATGTGGTATACATTCTGGACCGATGGCGGCGGGTCGGTATCCATGCAGTTACTCGGCGGAGGCCATTTCAAGGTGAACTGGAGCAATTGTGGAAATTTCGTCGTCGGTAAAGGCTGGAGTACCGGCTCGGAAAGCAGAACGATCACCTGGTCGGGCAGCGCAAGCGGCGCCCAGTATTTTGGCGTCTACGGCTGGATGCAGAACCCACTCGTTGAATATTATATCCCGAGAAGCGGCGGCACCAACAGGGGCACATATTCCGCTGACGGGACCACATACACCTTGTATACCAATACGCGTACAAACTGTCCTTCAATTGAAGGTGACAGAACCTTTGAACAGTACTTTTGCTCAGGCGGCGGCGGACGAAGCGTCAATTTCGGCCAGCACTGTGCCGGATGGAGAAGCCTCGGAATGGGAGTCGGCAGCCAAAACTACCAGGTAGTGGCGGTCGAAGGATGGGGCGGCAGCAGCGGTAGCGCCGATGTTACGGTCGGAAGCGGGAGCTCTTCCACCACCACGACGTCGACCTCTACAACTCCGGCCCCGAACACGACGACATCAACCGCCAGCGGGAACATCATCGTTCGCGCCAGGGGTGTGGTCGGATCCGAGAGAATGGAAATCAGGGTGAACGGCAGCACTGTCGCCACGTATACCGTCTCAACGAGTTACCAGAATTACGGTGCGAACGGCACGGGAACGGTACAGGTCGCTTTTACCAATGACAGCGGCGATCTCGATATCCAGGTCGACTATATCACGGTTAACGGCACGACGTATCAGGCGGAAAATCAGAGCACCAATACCGGTGTTTACCAGAACGGTTCATGCGGCGGTTCGAACAGCGAGTGGCTCCACTGTAACGGGTATATCGAATTCAACAACAATAGTTCAACAACTCCCGACCCGACAAATCCCCCGACAGTGACGAATCCTCCGACGGTAACGAACCCCCCGAATACGACAACGACGACCTCGACTTCTTCGAGCAGCGGCAGCTCATGCAGTCCGGCTACTTCGAAATCGGTTCCTTTTACTCAGGACGGCGCGGGTAATTTCTGCTTCTCGACGTCATCGAACATCAACTACATCAGTTCATGGAACATGACCACGCTTACGGTCAACGGTGTTGATTTCAAGAACAAATGGGCCAGCGGTTCCAGTTTGCCGGCAAAGATTGATGGTAATTACTACATTGTCTACAAGGGTGATTATTCCTGGAGCCATTTTGAGGCAAAGTAACAGCACGTATCTTTGTGAAGTCATTGATGGCTGTCCGGATCGATTCCGGGCAGCCTTTTTGTTTTAGCTTAAAAAAAACATCACCGGACCGGCCGCCGTTATACATTAAACAGCCGTACATTTCATTCCATATAGAAACTCATCTCTTTTTCAGACAGGTTTTCCACGGTATCGTATGCTGGTGTTAATGGCATATTTGGGGGACGGTCCATAGTGCGGAATTAAAATAACCTAGGACATATGGCCTATATCAGATTAAGGAGATATAATTATTTTATTCTTTTCCGTTAGCAATTATGATTGGGATACATAAAAAGACGAGTAAATAGAAAAAGTGATAGGATTGTTGCCCGGGATACCGGCAATAGAAGGTACTTCGAAACAATGTTATAAGATATCGCGAACCTTTTTTTGAGTTGTTGTTAACGGCAGAGAAAGGTTTTACTCAATTTTAGTCAATATCAAGAAAGAGGAGGTGAATAAAAAAAAAGCATTATTACAAAAAGTATTTTAACATTTTTAAGGTAAAAAAAAAACTGAAAGGAGTATTATATGAAACTAAATACGTTTTTTGTTATGGTAACGTTGCTGTGCTTGACCGTATTTACGGCGACCGCCCAGACGACGATTACCTCGAATCAAACCGGCACCGACGGTATGTGGTATACCTTCTGGACCGATGGCGGCGGGTCGGTATCCATGCAATTGCTGGGAGGAGGCCATTTCAAGGTAACCTGGAGTAATTGCGGGAATTTCGTCGTCGGTAAAGGCTGGAGTACCGGATCCACGAGAACGATAACGTGGTCGGGCAGCGCAAGCGGTTCACAGTATTTCGGCGTCTACGGGTGGATGCAGAACCCGCTCGTCGAATATTACATCCCCAGAAGCGGGGGTTCCAGAGTCGGCACATATTCGGCGGACGGAACCACATACACCCTGAATACGGCACAACGGGTAAACCAGCCTTCAATCGAGGGTACCGCGACCTTTACACAGTACTTTTGCTCGGGCGGCGGCGGAAACAGCGTCAATTTCGGCCAGCATCTTGAAGGCTGGAGAAGTCTGGGTCAGACGATCGGCAGCCAGAACTACCAGGTGGTAGCGGTCGAAGGGTGGGGCGGCAGCAGCGGAAGCGCCGATGTCACCGTCGGCAGCGGCGGCGGCAGCAGCTCGAGTACGACCTCAACGGCAGCGACGAACCCGCCGGCACAGACGAATCCTCCGGCCCAGACGAATCCGCCTTCATCCGGCGGAAGCGGAGGCGCACTCGGCTGCGGTACCTGTATCTGGTACGGCACCGAATATCCGCTTTGCTGCAATACATCGAGCGGCTGGGGCTGGGAAAGCAATATGAGTTGTATTTCCAGAGCCGCGTGTGAAGGAGCGGGACAGACGGTATCCGGCGGCGGCGGCACGACATCTTCCGTCGCGACGGCGGCACCGACCCCGAATCCGACATCGCCTCCGGCCCAGACGAATCCGCCTTCATCCGGCGGAAGCGGCGGTGCGCTCGGCTGCGGAACCTGTAACTGGTACGGCAGGGAATACCCGATCTGCTGTAATACGTCGAGCGGCTGGGGCTGGGAAAGCAATATGAGCTGTATCGCGGAAAGCACATGCCGGAGCGCAGGACAGACGGTATCCGGCGGCGGTGGCGGAAGTTCGACATCGACCACCTCAACCGGCGGCAGTACGGCAACGAATCCTCCGAGCAGCGGCGGCGGAAGCGGCGCAACATGCAGCAATGGAACGACTATATCGGTTCCTTTTACTCAAAACGGGGCAGGCGAATTCTGCTGGATAACGAGTTCAGTCGGCAATTACATCAACTCATGGAACCTCGATCTTCTTGAAGTCAATGGTGTCGCGTTCACCAATAAATATGCCGGTGCTTCCAATCTTCCTGCAAAAATAAACGGCAATTACTATATCTATTACAGAGCAAGTTACAGCTGGGCTCACTTTGAAGTACGCTAAGGCATGAATGCCTTACGTTTATAACGAGTATGATTGGCCGCCCGGATTTTTCGGGCGGCTTTTTTTTGAGTACTTCCGGGTACACCATCCGGGAGTGAACGTTGCCTCCTTCCGATTCACTCCATTGGCGATGTACGACAATTGTATTTATTTATAACACCCGAGGTTGATTAAAGTGATTGTCTGTGGGAAGACCGCACGGAGGGGAAAACCGTCTTTTTATTTTATAATGACGGGAAAATACGTTTCACGGCAACCGTGTTTCTTTTGTTATTGAAGACGATACCGCCGTTCCAGTATTCAATGGCGGACAACAGGGAAACGCCTTTATCGCCGATCGTGCTTTTATCGGTTTTAAACGAGAGGTATTTCTTTAATTTGGAAAAATCCTTGTTTTTTATACACGACATCCTTTGCCGGTAATATTCATTCCATTCTTCGAGTTTTTTAAACCCTTTTCCTTCATCCTGAACGATCAGATGGGCGTACACCGGAGAAATATAATGCCAGACCTTTATTGATTTCCACATTTTCCCTTTATTTCCATGTTTATATGCGTTATAAAGAATCTGGTATATCTGGTATTCCAGCATATTTATTTCAGGTATCTCTCCACGCGCTTCAAGAACGATGGTCGCACTCGCTTTTCGTATTTTTTCCAGGTTGAGAAGCTGGATGAACATGTATTTGAGTCCTTCCTTATTGAAGAGGCTGTGGTGTTCATTGATAATAAGCTGATCTTTTCTTTTTATTTCTTTTGTCCGGCCATCTTCCTTTTTTGTGTCACTTTTCCTCTCTTCATCCTTTATTTGTTCTTTTTCTTTTTCACTCGGCACTATCTTTATATCGCCGACCTCTTCGACATCACTGACTTTGCCGGCTGGCGTCTGGGCGCCTGAATGCGGCGGCATGAGATGTT
The sequence above is drawn from the Spirochaetales bacterium genome and encodes:
- a CDS encoding STAS domain-containing protein; amino-acid sequence: MKTPSQPVMKICEKDPSITIIETVEDLDLYSAVKLKEYFTNLCSSGWSRFIIDLSNTKYVDSSGLGALIHMYTSTKNDNKFVIQFTNISESIYKVIKLTRLEGMFHISSDVETAVKEIHKLQPGKHLMPPHSGAQTPAGKVSDVEEVGDIKIVPSEKEKEQIKDEERKSDTKKEDGRTKEIKRKDQLIINEHHSLFNKEGLKYMFIQLLNLEKIRKASATIVLEARGEIPEINMLEYQIYQILYNAYKHGNKGKMWKSIKVWHYISPVYAHLIVQDEGKGFKKLEEWNEYYRQRMSCIKNKDFSKLKKYLSFKTDKSTIGDKGVSLLSAIEYWNGGIVFNNKRNTVAVKRIFPSL
- a CDS encoding glycoside hydrolase family 11 protein; the encoded protein is MINLFSKKLNTMLVLGMILCFTGVFTATAQTTITSNSTGTDGMWYTFWTDGGGSVSMQLLGGGHFKVNWSNCGNFVVGKGWSTGSESRTITWSGSASGAQYFGVYGWMQNPLVEYYIPRSGGTNRGTYSADGTTYTLYTNTRTNCPSIEGDRTFEQYFCSGGGGRSVNFGQHCAGWRSLGMGVGSQNYQVVAVEGWGGSSGSADVTVGSGSSSTTTTSTSTTPAPNTTTSTASGNIIVRARGVVGSERMEIRVNGSTVATYTVSTSYQNYGANGTGTVQVAFTNDSGDLDIQVDYITVNGTTYQAENQSTNTGVYQNGSCGGSNSEWLHCNGYIEFNNNSSTTPDPTNPPTVTNPPTVTNPPNTTTTTSTSSSSGSSCSPATSKSVPFTQDGAGNFCFSTSSNINYISSWNMTTLTVNGVDFKNKWASGSSLPAKIDGNYYIVYKGDYSWSHFEAK
- a CDS encoding glycoside hydrolase family 11 protein; the encoded protein is MKLNTFFVMVTLLCLTVFTATAQTTITSNQTGTDGMWYTFWTDGGGSVSMQLLGGGHFKVTWSNCGNFVVGKGWSTGSTRTITWSGSASGSQYFGVYGWMQNPLVEYYIPRSGGSRVGTYSADGTTYTLNTAQRVNQPSIEGTATFTQYFCSGGGGNSVNFGQHLEGWRSLGQTIGSQNYQVVAVEGWGGSSGSADVTVGSGGGSSSSTTSTAATNPPAQTNPPAQTNPPSSGGSGGALGCGTCIWYGTEYPLCCNTSSGWGWESNMSCISRAACEGAGQTVSGGGGTTSSVATAAPTPNPTSPPAQTNPPSSGGSGGALGCGTCNWYGREYPICCNTSSGWGWESNMSCIAESTCRSAGQTVSGGGGGSSTSTTSTGGSTATNPPSSGGGSGATCSNGTTISVPFTQNGAGEFCWITSSVGNYINSWNLDLLEVNGVAFTNKYAGASNLPAKINGNYYIYYRASYSWAHFEVR
- a CDS encoding glycoside hydrolase family 11 protein, yielding MKLNRILVLVIVLCLTVFTATAQTITSNSTGSQGGYWYTFWTDGGGSVSMTLGSGGQFSVQWSNCGNFVCGKGWSTGSESRTISWSGNAGNSQYMGLYGWMQNPLVEYYIPRSGGSRVGTYQADGRTWTLNTAQRVNQPSIEGTKTFTQYFCSGGGSPINFGQHCSGWRSLGQGVGSQNYQVVAIEGWGGSSGSASCTVGSSSGGGSSTTTSTSSSTPAPGSTTTSTSSSSGGGNINYRLRARSTDGQGRVNLRIGNNTIATFTLGTSMGDYTASSYNTGGINVEFFNDADNRDVQIDYLSVNGDYRQAENQSYNTAVYQNGSCGGSNSEWMHCNGVIGFGDTPGGGGSSNTTTSNYNSTTTSNWSWGGWGGWSWW